CCAATCATAAGCTGTGTTTTGGAAGCGCTGTAGCCCATGAAGTTTCGATGCAGGTTGCCATTTGTAAAAGATGTATAAAGAGCATCTTCTGTGACTGCAAAGTGATCCATGCCGATTTCATGATACTGGTAACGTTCCAATAATGTTTTTCCAATTTCATATAGTAATCTTTTCTCACGGTCTTTTGGAATATCTTCCTCTTTAAAACCTCGCTGCCCATTCCCTTTGATCCATGGCGTATGGGCATAACTATAAAATGCGAGCCGGTCAGGTTTGAGGGATTTTGTCTTTTCGATCGTATCCACGATATCTTCAAGTTGCTGGAAAGGGAGACCAAAAATGATATCATGGCCTATAGAGGTATAACCAATTTCACGGGCCCAAAAGGTTACTTTGGCCACATTATGGAACGGTTGCTCGCGGTGAATGGCTTTTTGTACGACAGGAGAATAATCCTGAATGCCAAAACTCACCCTGCGGAAACCAAGATCATATAGTTTTTGCAATTGCTCCCGGGTAGTGTTATTAGGATGTCCCTCAAAACTAAATTCATACCCCGGAGCTTTTATAGCGTAACTCATTAGCCCATTAATAAGGTCTTCTAAATGTTTTATGGCAAAGAAAGTGGGGGTTCCACCGCCAAGATGGATTTCCTTGATCCGTGGTTTTTCACCCAGCAGGCTACAATAGATCTTCCATTCTTTCAGCAGAGCGGAAATATACGGATGCTCAACATTATGATTTTTGGTAATGCGTTTATTACAGCCGCAAAAGGTACAAAGGCTTTC
The Flavobacterium kingsejongi genome window above contains:
- the hemN gene encoding oxygen-independent coproporphyrinogen III oxidase; amino-acid sequence: MKNNLIQKYNVPGPRYTSYPTVPYWEESKFSYDQWVTSFRQSFAESNASEGISLYIHLPFCESLCTFCGCNKRITKNHNVEHPYISALLKEWKIYCSLLGEKPRIKEIHLGGGTPTFFAIKHLEDLINGLMSYAIKAPGYEFSFEGHPNNTTREQLQKLYDLGFRRVSFGIQDYSPVVQKAIHREQPFHNVAKVTFWAREIGYTSIGHDIIFGLPFQQLEDIVDTIEKTKSLKPDRLAFYSYAHTPWIKGNGQRGFKEEDIPKDREKRLLYEIGKTLLERYQYHEIGMDHFAVTEDALYTSFTNGNLHRNFMGYSASKTQLMIGLGVSSISDSWYGFAQNAKNLEDYYQLLEWNILPVTKGHILNSEDLIVRRHILNLMCQFQTSWNEDTLYLQEMPEILVRLKEMEQDGLVVLSPDSITVTTAGKAFVRNICMAFDLHLQRKAPNTQLFSMTI